The window tgatcaccgtgttaaagatgacgtttgagcaaccccaaagcccaCCGTATGTAAGAAGTGATCAAGATACTCTCATGTTCTAAGGAGAAAATCACACGTTAACACTTCGTGTTATTACAATTGATTACAAACAATATTAACTCAATTCATAACAGACAAGATTGAGTCGATTCAATATGACAGTTCTTCTAACGTCataatctcaatgttgttttaggactatcgttacacttaacgatatcctaatATATGGAAaacgtgatcaccaacaacacttgagctagtcgcagaggcaagactaggaatgtTTTATTTAATCATTTATCAtttcacacgtgcatatgagttttccactgaatcacataatccaggatcatagcagttatagcatagaaTATGAACTCCATAATTATGAATGtgaaaatataataatacaattttattgcctctagggcatatttccaacaaagcaCGCCTTGATTTTTGGCTTCCACATGGTGAGTGTGTCGATCCGCTCTATCGGCGCATCGAGCGCCTTGAGGATGGAAGCAGATTGAGCGTCGATGATGTTGTAGGGCGCGGTCATTGGTGTGGAGTCCAACTTGTTGAGGTAGGTACGCAACTCGGATCCATGGCCTCGGACAGCGCTTGTCGGGCTTGCTGGTGATGAGTCACCAACTTGCAGATGGTTGTGGCGGTGGGAGACATGGCGATGGCGGAAGGGTAGTGGTTGGGCTCTGACACCATGATGTTAGGTTCCGATCTAGCTTATCTCATTCACTCAGATGTTTTGCTTTACAGAGATACATAGtattgcaaaagaaaaaagaacaaGAAGTAAAGCCGAGCCGTGTCATTGCCTGATCCACTGGATGATCCCTCTCTTGGTCCCTCCTCTTGCTTAGGCCTGATCCACTGGAAAATACATTGGCAATTTTAAAGTCTAAAAGGTTGTACAAAGCACTGTCGGGCTGGAAGGCGGTGCCTGTGGACCTGACACACCTATGCCGGAGCCTAAGTAGAGGCCACCACACAACAGCGAGTTGACGATAACGAAGGACCCAAACGAGTTGGCGAACCTCTTTCTTCCAATGAACATGGCCGAGGATCAGGTTCTACATACAATTTCACTGATTTAGGTGCTTGTTGATAACAAGATTGTATGTAACCTTCGACATAAAAGCCGAGTATTTCCCGAAAATTCGTTTGTAAGCTCGGGCTCAGATGCTCCCAAAATCAGCAACGTTGGTTTGCATGTAGATCTGTGCCATGCGTGGTATTTTCTGCCAGTATTTCCATCGTACGTTGAGAAAAACAGGCGAGCTCTGAGTAGCATTGAATGCGATGGCAGAGCGTATTGTAGATGCGGACCAGCCTAGTGAACGCACGGACCAGCCATTCTCCTGTGCCGCGGGCTGAGCCGTCTCCGTCGACGGAAATCGTTAACGGACACCCTTCCAGCCCATCATTATTGTAAACCCAGCAGGGTTGGTGGGGCAACCCTAGAACAGATTTTGCCCATCGCCACCGCTCCATTCCCTTTCTAGTCCTGCCGCCATGTCTGTTCTAGCTGACTTCCTCCTCCCTCTCATCTCTTGTCCATGTTCCTCCATTTGTGGTGACGAGCTCGAGACGAACGTTGCGGGGGGACCAGAGACTAGTCGGGCATCGATTCTACAAGTACATCATCCTTCTGTATGATGTGTCATGTATCTCCAAACAGAAGTTATGTCCGTCTTGAACGTCTGCACATTGCTTTGATCATATTCAGCTAGGTTCAGCATTCATGCAACGGATCTATAGTAAATTCCTTAGCGGTCCTCTAACTGCATCGTACGGTGTCACACTTGGCATCAAAAGGTACTAGTTGTCATCAAAATCTTGTTCCAAAACCACTCCCCTTAGTGATTTACACTTTCCAAATTCAGGCATAAACCTGTCCCAGATTTGCTATATATATGAAACTACAGGCTGAAAACactaaaaacaaaaaataaatcgACAATCCAGATATAATACAAGATTCCTGCTGCTCTAGTACGCCTTAACCGCATTTGCTGCAATGAAAAACAGCCATATCTGTCATCCAAACAGATTTTCAGTGTCAAAGTCATACATGGATTATGTCTGCTTCGGACACAGCTACTCAATTCTGGTATGAAAATCACGGGATCAAATAACCACTAGTACCAATAGCATTGCACATTCTGAGAGATGAACATACATCCACATATCATATCAGCGCTTACATTTACTTAAACTGCTTAAGAATCCATCTAAAAATGCAGTACATGTCCATAGTTTTTCATCTACAAGGTGGCAGGTGTTTGTGCTGCAAAATGCCCCAGCAACTAAATCGGGACAATTCAACCAAAAGATCTTGCCGGGCTGCACGTAGAGTGAACGAATACTTCATCACTTTAGTCGAGGATCTCCTCGTACAGGAACTCTGGGATGCATCCCTTATTCCCCTTCATCGTCACTATCTCACATGCAATCTTCTTGCGGAGGTGCTCGATCTGCTCCTGTGAGAAACAAAAAATGCAGAAATCTGCTCAATGCATAGTCAATGGGGCATATTTAGACTCTGTACACAACTAAAAGTTTTTCCCAGTTTGATACCTGGTTCATATTCGATCTCAGGTAAAGGCCAGTGAACTCCAGTATGTAGTGCACGACATACACCACACCGTCTTCCCTGCGTGCAGAGTACATGGGTTTTTAGGGTTGCTGCAGCCAACTGGATTTAGCCTTCATCTATGTATGCTCAATGTAGGATCACTAACCTGGTGCATGGCTCGTGTTGCGCAACCAACGGGTACACAAATGACCATCCAGTCGTCTCGACCAAGCCTGCTCCAAACTTGTCATTAAAAAGGTTGTAAAACCTACGCTGGAACTT is drawn from Aegilops tauschii subsp. strangulata cultivar AL8/78 chromosome 1, Aet v6.0, whole genome shotgun sequence and contains these coding sequences:
- the LOC109747827 gene encoding uncharacterized protein yields the protein MFPVMFMDCWSLYILDTEKKIAMVLDPTETDPSDEMKRKHEALARKFQRRFYNLFNDKFGAGLVETTGWSFVYPLVAQHEPCTREDGVVYVVHYILEFTGLYLRSNMNQEQIEHLRKKIACEIVTMKGNKGCIPEFLYEEILD